One window of Arthrobacter oryzae genomic DNA carries:
- a CDS encoding alpha/beta hydrolase gives MDFLADVHLTDGPVMWFAWAAGAVGFGWLLWARGRRWLVTAAGALLLAAGVVAAVHWLLIYAFSALPESLPREVLAWFVAVVFALFLYLLRLWKLRQPSSPAGSPPAGPRPAGPRPAGPRPAGRSVWRGRTAATAAMLGVFLLAAVQINAYFGLNHTVSDVMGTAVARIQPLEAGLQRQPAAAAPTALTSWRAPEGLPSAGVLRKAIIPGTASGFSSRDAYIYLPPAYQATPRPALPVLVLFSGQPGSPSDWLTGGALRSRMDRFAQDHDGVAPVVVVVDPNGTASANTLCMDSRLAKADTFLAVDVPRWIEQTLDVDPNHRHWAAGGFSFGATCALQMGTRHPDVYTSVLAFSSEREPALAKERQKTIDAAFGGDVEAFDRQTPLTIMRGRRFEGHSVYFGAGSKDPEFLAYMDELSAAARQAGFSVQAQPVANTGHSWEAASRGLPAALDFVAERWGIQP, from the coding sequence GTGGATTTCCTCGCTGATGTCCATCTCACCGATGGACCCGTAATGTGGTTTGCCTGGGCCGCCGGTGCTGTTGGCTTCGGCTGGCTGCTGTGGGCCCGCGGACGCCGCTGGCTCGTGACTGCTGCCGGTGCACTGCTGCTCGCCGCAGGCGTTGTGGCCGCCGTGCACTGGCTGCTGATATACGCCTTTTCCGCCCTGCCTGAGAGCCTCCCGCGCGAAGTGCTTGCGTGGTTTGTGGCAGTGGTGTTCGCTCTCTTCCTGTATCTGCTGCGGCTGTGGAAACTCCGGCAGCCTTCTTCTCCGGCTGGTTCTCCTCCTGCGGGCCCTCGTCCTGCGGGCCCTCGTCCGGCGGGCCCTCGTCCGGCGGGACGGTCCGTGTGGCGGGGGAGGACGGCCGCAACGGCTGCCATGCTGGGAGTCTTCCTGCTTGCCGCAGTCCAGATCAACGCCTACTTCGGCCTCAACCATACGGTCAGCGACGTCATGGGCACGGCCGTGGCCAGGATCCAGCCCCTCGAAGCCGGACTGCAGCGCCAGCCTGCAGCCGCCGCCCCCACCGCCCTCACCTCCTGGCGCGCGCCGGAGGGGCTGCCCTCGGCCGGTGTCCTGAGGAAGGCAATCATCCCCGGCACCGCCTCGGGTTTCAGCAGCCGCGATGCCTACATCTACCTGCCTCCCGCGTACCAGGCCACACCCCGCCCCGCGCTGCCGGTCCTTGTCCTCTTTTCCGGTCAGCCCGGCAGTCCCTCTGACTGGCTCACCGGAGGCGCCCTGCGCAGCCGGATGGACCGTTTCGCCCAGGATCACGACGGCGTCGCTCCGGTTGTCGTGGTGGTGGATCCGAACGGCACCGCCTCGGCCAATACGCTCTGCATGGACAGCCGCCTTGCCAAGGCCGATACATTCCTTGCCGTAGATGTCCCGCGTTGGATCGAGCAGACACTTGACGTTGACCCGAACCACCGGCACTGGGCAGCGGGGGGATTCTCCTTCGGGGCCACCTGCGCCCTGCAGATGGGCACCCGCCATCCTGACGTCTACACGTCGGTCCTGGCCTTCTCGAGCGAGCGGGAGCCGGCGCTGGCAAAGGAACGGCAGAAGACGATTGACGCAGCATTCGGCGGCGACGTGGAAGCTTTTGATCGACAGACCCCTTTGACCATCATGCGGGGTAGGCGGTTCGAGGGGCACTCCGTATACTTCGGTGCCGGTTCGAAGGACCCGGAATTCCTTGCCTACATGGACGAACTGTCCGCAGCGGCGCGCCAGGCAGGCTTTTCTGTGCAGGCGCAGCCGGTAGCCAACACCGGACACTCCTGGGAGGCCGCTTCCAGGGGCCTCCCCGCAGCGCTGGACTTTGTGGCCGAGCGCTGGGGAATACAGCCGTGA
- a CDS encoding DUF2550 domain-containing protein, whose protein sequence is MNDPGFPFIALATVFALLIFALCLSGVRRFNLRRALGTVDASICTAGKGWQMGVCRYQDNDLEWFKLLSLSVRPKYTFRRSSLELVGRRQPTEAELVKVQPDSVIVELHYEGQEVLLAMKFDAYTGLSSWLEAGPVIGVGTWR, encoded by the coding sequence ATGAACGATCCCGGTTTTCCGTTCATCGCATTGGCAACTGTCTTTGCGTTGCTGATTTTTGCACTGTGCCTGTCCGGGGTACGCCGCTTTAACCTGCGGCGTGCCCTGGGCACAGTGGACGCCTCCATTTGCACGGCCGGAAAAGGCTGGCAGATGGGGGTTTGTCGTTATCAGGACAACGACCTTGAGTGGTTCAAGCTGCTCTCGCTCAGTGTCCGCCCCAAATACACGTTCCGGCGCAGTTCGCTGGAACTGGTGGGGCGCCGCCAGCCCACGGAAGCGGAACTCGTGAAGGTCCAGCCTGACTCCGTCATTGTGGAACTTCACTACGAGGGCCAGGAAGTCCTGCTGGCCATGAAGTTCGATGCCTACACCGGACTGTCGTCGTGGCTGGAAGCCGGGCCGGTCATCGGTGTGGGCACCTGGCGCTAA
- a CDS encoding F0F1 ATP synthase subunit epsilon, with translation MAELEVEIVAADHFVWSGAAKMVKARTSDGEIGILPGHSPLLAILAEGELAIEPVSGERIAVVVDGGFFSVDNNRVVIVADNAQMGEAATAGIR, from the coding sequence ATGGCTGAGCTTGAGGTTGAGATTGTCGCAGCGGATCACTTCGTGTGGTCCGGAGCGGCCAAGATGGTCAAGGCCCGCACCAGCGATGGTGAAATCGGAATCCTGCCCGGCCACTCGCCCCTGCTGGCGATTCTGGCCGAAGGTGAGCTGGCCATTGAGCCGGTTTCCGGTGAGCGCATTGCTGTAGTTGTCGACGGCGGATTCTTCTCCGTCGACAACAACAGGGTGGTCATTGTTGCTGACAACGCCCAAATGGGTGAAGCGGCTACCGCGGGGATCCGCTAG
- the atpD gene encoding F0F1 ATP synthase subunit beta, with translation MTATATEHVAATSGATGRIARVIGPVVDVEFPADAIPSIYNALTTEITLNGETKTITFEVALHLGDNLIRAISLQATDGLVRGTSVVDTGSPITVPVGDGVKGHIFNVLGKPLDVDESEIQASDHWAIHRKAPAFATLEGSTEMLETGIKVIDLLTPYIKGGKIGLFGGAGVGKTVLIQEMITRVARNFGGTSVFAGVGERTREGNDLWVEMEEAGVLKDTALVFGQMDEPPGTRLRVALSALTMAEYFRDVQNQDVLLFIDNIFRFTQAGSEVSTLLGRMPSAVGYQPNLADEMGLLQERITSTKGHSITSMQAIYVPADDYTDPAPATTFAHLDATTELSREIASRGLYPAVDPLTSTSRILDPQYIGKDHYNTAVRVKQILQKNKELQDIIAILGVDELSEEDKIVVSRARRIQQFLSQNTYTAKQFTGVEGSTVSIKDTVEGFTAICDGELDHVAEQAFFNVGGLDDVERQWAKIQEQTK, from the coding sequence ATGACTGCCACCGCTACCGAACACGTAGCCGCAACGTCCGGTGCTACCGGCCGTATTGCACGTGTTATTGGCCCGGTTGTCGACGTCGAATTCCCGGCTGACGCAATCCCCTCGATTTACAACGCACTCACCACGGAGATTACTCTCAACGGTGAGACCAAGACCATCACGTTCGAGGTAGCCCTGCACCTGGGCGACAACCTCATCCGCGCCATCTCCCTGCAGGCCACCGACGGACTTGTCCGCGGTACCAGCGTCGTAGACACCGGCTCGCCCATCACCGTACCCGTCGGGGACGGCGTCAAGGGCCACATCTTCAACGTCCTCGGCAAGCCGCTTGACGTTGACGAGTCCGAGATCCAGGCTTCGGACCACTGGGCCATCCACCGCAAGGCCCCGGCCTTCGCGACCCTCGAAGGCTCCACCGAGATGCTGGAAACCGGCATCAAGGTGATCGACCTCCTCACCCCGTACATCAAGGGTGGAAAGATCGGCCTGTTCGGCGGCGCCGGCGTGGGCAAGACCGTGCTGATCCAGGAAATGATCACCCGTGTTGCCCGCAACTTCGGCGGCACCTCGGTGTTCGCCGGCGTTGGCGAGCGTACCCGTGAAGGTAACGACCTCTGGGTTGAAATGGAAGAGGCAGGCGTCCTCAAGGACACCGCCCTTGTCTTCGGCCAGATGGATGAGCCGCCGGGAACGCGTCTGCGCGTAGCACTGTCCGCACTGACCATGGCGGAGTACTTCCGCGATGTGCAGAACCAGGACGTGCTGCTCTTCATCGACAACATCTTCCGCTTCACGCAGGCAGGTTCCGAGGTTTCCACCCTTCTCGGCCGCATGCCGTCCGCCGTGGGTTACCAGCCGAACCTTGCAGACGAGATGGGTCTCCTCCAGGAGCGCATTACGTCCACCAAGGGCCACTCCATCACCTCGATGCAGGCCATCTACGTTCCCGCAGATGACTACACCGACCCGGCACCGGCCACTACCTTCGCCCACCTCGACGCAACCACGGAACTTTCCCGTGAAATCGCTTCGCGTGGCCTGTACCCGGCTGTGGATCCGCTGACGTCGACTTCCCGAATCCTGGACCCCCAGTACATCGGCAAGGACCACTACAACACGGCTGTCCGTGTGAAGCAGATCCTGCAGAAGAACAAGGAACTCCAGGACATCATCGCCATCCTCGGCGTTGACGAACTGTCTGAAGAGGACAAGATCGTCGTGTCGCGTGCACGCCGCATCCAGCAGTTCCTCTCCCAGAACACCTACACCGCCAAGCAGTTCACCGGCGTCGAAGGCTCCACCGTTTCCATCAAGGACACGGTTGAAGGCTTCACCGCCATCTGCGACGGCGAGCTTGACCACGTGGCAGAGCAGGCGTTCTTCAACGTCGGCGGCCTGGATGACGTTGAGCGCCAGTGGGCCAAGATCCAGGAACAGACCAAGTAA
- a CDS encoding F0F1 ATP synthase subunit gamma, protein MGAQIRVYRQKISSTTSMRKIFKAMELIATSRIGKARARVAASLPYANAITRAVSAVASQSEIDHPLVTEPEQIRRAAVLVITSDRGLAGSYSASVLKQAEGLTELLREEGKEVKTYVVGRKAQAYFDFRNRPYARVWTGNTDSPEFATAQEIGAALLEDFATAYEEDGVDEIHVVYTRFKSMVTQEPTVIRLLPLEVVEEQAASESDLLPLYEFEPETEQVLDALLPRYIESRIFAAMLQAAASELAARQRAMKSAGDNATDLIKKYTRLRNTARQAEITQELSEIVAGADALNAS, encoded by the coding sequence CCAGATTCGGGTCTACCGCCAGAAGATCAGCTCGACGACGTCGATGCGCAAGATCTTCAAGGCGATGGAACTGATCGCTACCTCGCGCATCGGCAAGGCCCGCGCACGCGTAGCGGCTTCACTGCCTTACGCAAACGCGATCACGCGTGCCGTTTCTGCTGTCGCAAGCCAGAGTGAAATCGACCACCCGCTGGTCACCGAGCCCGAGCAGATCCGCCGTGCCGCCGTCCTGGTCATCACCTCGGACCGTGGCCTCGCAGGTTCCTACTCGGCAAGTGTGCTCAAGCAGGCGGAAGGCCTCACCGAGCTGCTCCGTGAGGAAGGCAAAGAAGTCAAGACGTACGTTGTCGGCCGCAAGGCCCAGGCGTACTTCGACTTCCGCAACCGTCCCTACGCACGGGTATGGACCGGCAACACGGATTCACCGGAGTTTGCGACTGCGCAGGAAATCGGCGCAGCGCTGCTGGAAGATTTTGCCACTGCGTACGAAGAGGATGGCGTGGACGAAATCCACGTCGTCTACACCCGCTTCAAGTCCATGGTGACGCAGGAACCGACGGTCATCCGCCTGCTTCCCCTCGAGGTTGTCGAAGAGCAGGCTGCGTCCGAGTCGGACCTCCTGCCGCTCTACGAATTCGAGCCGGAAACGGAGCAGGTTCTCGACGCTCTGCTGCCGCGCTACATCGAATCACGTATCTTCGCCGCGATGTTGCAGGCAGCAGCTTCCGAGCTCGCAGCCCGCCAGCGGGCGATGAAGTCTGCCGGCGACAACGCCACGGACCTCATCAAGAAGTACACGCGTCTGCGCAACACTGCCCGCCAGGCTGAAATTACGCAGGAGCTTTCCGAAATCGTGGCCGGTGCCGACGCCTTGAACGCGTCCTAG